One genomic window of Quercus lobata isolate SW786 chromosome 9, ValleyOak3.0 Primary Assembly, whole genome shotgun sequence includes the following:
- the LOC115959158 gene encoding ruvB-like protein 1 encodes MLLRGTDMNCPHGIPVDLLDRLVIIRTQTYDVADMIKILALRANVEDLVIDDESLAYLGDIGLQASLRHAVQLLSPSSIMAKMNGRDNICKVDIEEVKALYMDAKSSARLLQAQQEKYIS; translated from the exons ATGCTGCTAAG AGGGACTGATATGAACTGTCCTCATGGCATACCTGTCGACTTGTTGGACCGGTTGGTTATTATCCGAACACAGACTTATGATGTTGCTGACATGATAAAG ATTTTGGCTCTCCGTGCAAATGTGGAGGACCTAGTAATAGATGACGAAAGTTTGGCTTACCTGGGTGACATTGGCCTACAAGCATCCTTAAG GCATGCAGTTCAGCTGTTATCGCCCTCCAGTATTATGGCAAAAATGAATGGCCGTGACAATATCTGCAAG GTGGATATTGAGGAAGTGAAAGCTCTCTATATGGATGCAAAGTCTTCAGCAAGACTTCTTCAAGCGCAGCAGGAAAAATACATTTCATGA
- the LOC115959159 gene encoding uncharacterized protein LOC115959159: protein MSWTARFKIVWVHWCWCHSWPTFWVIVCHRNGFVGAMYDCLFSSLEISSKGINKDVSHNSHLPEELTPIRALADQLEGTKEEEHKKYRGMVVEYIMIQRC from the exons ATGTCATGGACAGCGAG GTTCAAGATTGTTTGGGTTCATTGGTGCTGGTGCCACAGTTGGCCAACTTTTTGGGTCATTGTTTGCCACCGGAATGGCTTCGTTGGGGCCATGTATGATTGCTTGTTCAGCTCCTTGGAAATT TCATCAAAAGGGATAAACAAGGATGTATCCCATAATTCCCATCTTCCTGAGGAATTAACTCCCATCAG GGCCCTTGCAGATCAGTTGGAAGGCACCAAAGAGGAGGAACATAAAAAGTATCGTGGCATGGTGGTAGAATATATTATG ATACAAAGATGCTAG